In Collimonas arenae, a single genomic region encodes these proteins:
- a CDS encoding M9 family metallopeptidase → MLLGALPFDYARAESGKGASEEPAIPHQAPMPRARQSLPPSPEQSKYNLPPSNKPRTDLNDAKTRPGAGNRVKRMATTPDCKDMDILAAYDGSALADYIANLPDYECHYGLFSLNATQAAKVYSASNFNAVANRFSQEAGIYNASNRAMVNLLIYLRAGYYLASGNVIPNPSASLVSVLRPPIKQLVDGNVLFKTNSVAPSTAGETMKLITNMSDEAYYLSTMKNLVLRYTNTASNPDAAQALRQPSAAGGFTGVLTVIFYAHGRSDGRPLLQNDVSYPTALNNFVVNNKSALQATETAYQLTDAANEAFRFFQYPAQKAGVKAMIQNLLATTTMTGADSDLWLAAAIAVKYNDNANCAEYGTCDFEARLANAVLKNKYTCSPTISIRAQEMNPAQMQASCALLKTEESYFHDMLQTNRTPVANDRNASLEVVVFDDYSNYNKYAAAIYGISTNNGGMYLEGSPDVPGNQARFIAHEASWMRPEFKIWNLEHEYIHYLDGRFDMFGDFNASTMKPTVWWIEGIAEYLSRKNDNQEAIDVAHSGTYRLSQIFGNTYSMTDYQTRAYRWGYMATRFMVERHRNDVDTVVSKFRVGDYDGYQNTMAYIGARYDNEFANWAKTASTIGEPPLPEGPALPSCPSSSNLGRNCAIKGLSSSGSAYAYILLPSGAKNLTLRTSGGSGDVDLYIALDRYPTIGSYDTASINIGNRENISLASPAAGRWYYILLNAKQAFSDVTLSATYD, encoded by the coding sequence ATGCTTCTCGGTGCGTTACCGTTCGACTATGCGAGAGCTGAATCAGGAAAAGGCGCTTCAGAGGAACCCGCCATACCGCATCAGGCGCCGATGCCGCGCGCGAGACAATCGCTGCCGCCATCGCCAGAGCAGTCGAAATACAATCTACCGCCCAGCAACAAGCCACGCACAGATTTGAACGATGCCAAGACTCGCCCGGGAGCAGGCAATCGTGTGAAAAGAATGGCCACTACTCCGGACTGCAAAGACATGGACATACTGGCGGCTTACGACGGTAGCGCGCTGGCCGACTATATCGCCAACCTGCCTGACTACGAATGCCATTACGGCCTGTTTTCGCTGAATGCGACCCAGGCTGCGAAGGTATATTCCGCCAGCAATTTCAACGCTGTCGCCAACCGGTTCAGCCAGGAAGCAGGGATTTACAATGCCAGCAATCGCGCAATGGTCAACCTGCTGATTTATCTGCGCGCCGGATATTATCTGGCCAGCGGCAATGTCATTCCTAATCCATCCGCGTCGTTGGTGAGCGTCCTGCGCCCGCCGATCAAACAGCTGGTCGATGGCAATGTTTTGTTCAAGACCAACAGCGTCGCCCCATCCACCGCAGGCGAAACGATGAAGCTCATTACGAATATGAGCGACGAAGCCTATTACCTGAGCACCATGAAAAACCTGGTGCTGCGCTACACCAATACCGCCAGCAACCCGGATGCCGCGCAAGCGTTGCGCCAGCCTAGCGCTGCGGGTGGCTTTACCGGCGTGTTGACCGTTATTTTCTACGCACATGGCCGCAGCGACGGCAGGCCGCTTCTGCAAAATGATGTGTCGTATCCGACAGCGTTGAACAATTTCGTCGTCAACAATAAAAGTGCCTTGCAGGCCACTGAAACCGCCTATCAGCTTACCGATGCCGCTAACGAGGCATTCCGCTTCTTTCAATACCCGGCACAAAAAGCCGGCGTCAAGGCCATGATCCAAAATCTGCTGGCCACGACTACCATGACCGGCGCCGATAGCGACTTATGGCTGGCTGCAGCGATCGCCGTCAAATACAACGACAATGCCAATTGCGCCGAATACGGCACCTGCGATTTCGAGGCCAGGCTCGCCAATGCGGTACTGAAAAACAAATACACCTGCAGTCCCACCATCAGCATTCGCGCCCAGGAAATGAACCCCGCGCAGATGCAAGCGTCGTGCGCACTGTTGAAGACGGAGGAGTCTTACTTCCACGATATGCTGCAAACCAATCGGACGCCAGTGGCAAACGATAGAAATGCTTCATTGGAAGTCGTGGTCTTCGATGACTACAGCAACTACAACAAATATGCGGCTGCGATATACGGCATCAGCACCAATAACGGCGGCATGTATCTGGAAGGGAGCCCCGATGTTCCGGGTAACCAGGCGCGCTTTATTGCCCACGAAGCATCCTGGATGCGTCCGGAATTCAAGATATGGAATCTGGAACACGAATATATCCATTATCTGGATGGGCGCTTCGACATGTTTGGCGACTTTAACGCCAGCACCATGAAACCCACTGTCTGGTGGATTGAGGGCATCGCAGAATACCTATCGAGGAAGAACGATAATCAAGAAGCGATCGATGTCGCTCACAGCGGTACTTACCGGCTGAGCCAGATTTTCGGGAATACCTATTCGATGACGGATTACCAGACGCGGGCGTATCGCTGGGGATATATGGCGACGCGTTTCATGGTCGAACGTCACCGGAATGATGTCGATACAGTTGTGTCGAAATTCCGTGTCGGCGACTACGACGGCTATCAAAATACGATGGCTTACATCGGCGCTCGCTACGACAACGAATTTGCCAACTGGGCCAAGACCGCAAGCACTATCGGCGAGCCGCCGCTACCCGAAGGCCCGGCACTGCCGAGCTGCCCGTCATCAAGCAATTTAGGCAGGAATTGTGCGATCAAGGGATTGTCTTCATCTGGCAGTGCATACGCTTATATATTGCTGCCCAGCGGAGCAAAAAACCTCACATTACGGACTAGCGGCGGAAGCGGCGATGTAGATTTGTATATTGCTCTTGATCGTTACCCGACTATCGGCTCTTACGATACTGCCTCCATCAACATTGGAAACAGAGAAAATATCTCGCTAGCAAGTCCGGCTGCTGGCCGCTGGTATTACATTTTGCTCAATGCCAAGCAAGCATTCAGCGACGTGACATTGAGCGCCACCTACGATTAG
- a CDS encoding class I SAM-dependent methyltransferase — MSKNMPSYLLNVGAADQERLNILANLYNPGSQTFLRAQAAVQALDVLDIGCGHGHMAFWLAQQLQSRGGKVLGIDTSDAQLNICQEKKEKAVVANVQFLHHDMGVTPLELQSFDVAYCRFLLMHVKEWSPFFHNVLASCRRGGSMIIEEPVFPFFCYPEHESVKRASALFTSLSAATGFHYDCSARLWQYAQLLDVEVAGVAFNQPALITPQEKSLLWRTFEQIKQPVLAAKLATESELNDITTDLETLAHDPHCLIGGLRVMQLNLRKC; from the coding sequence ATGTCCAAGAACATGCCATCTTATTTGCTCAATGTCGGTGCGGCCGATCAGGAGCGCCTTAACATTCTGGCCAATCTCTATAACCCCGGTAGCCAGACGTTTCTACGGGCGCAAGCTGCAGTGCAAGCGCTGGATGTGCTGGATATCGGATGCGGGCATGGCCATATGGCATTCTGGCTCGCGCAGCAGTTGCAATCGCGTGGCGGCAAGGTTCTCGGTATCGACACTTCAGATGCGCAATTGAACATATGCCAGGAAAAGAAGGAAAAAGCCGTCGTCGCGAATGTGCAATTTCTGCATCACGACATGGGAGTGACCCCACTTGAACTTCAATCGTTCGACGTCGCATATTGCCGCTTCCTGCTGATGCACGTCAAGGAATGGTCCCCCTTCTTCCACAACGTCCTGGCATCGTGCCGGCGTGGCGGATCAATGATCATTGAAGAACCGGTGTTTCCTTTCTTTTGTTACCCCGAGCACGAGTCCGTCAAGCGAGCGAGTGCGCTGTTTACGTCACTTAGCGCGGCGACAGGTTTCCACTACGATTGCAGCGCCCGACTGTGGCAATACGCGCAACTTCTTGACGTGGAGGTTGCAGGAGTCGCATTTAATCAACCAGCGTTGATTACGCCTCAAGAAAAGAGCTTGCTTTGGCGGACGTTTGAGCAAATCAAGCAACCCGTTCTGGCCGCCAAGCTGGCGACCGAAAGTGAATTAAACGACATTACGACTGATCTCGAAACGCTTGCTCATGATCCTCATTGCCTCATCGGAGGCTTGCGCGTCATGCAATTGAATTTACGGAAGTGCTGA